In the genome of Myxococcus stipitatus, one region contains:
- a CDS encoding AraC family transcriptional regulator, whose amino-acid sequence MSSRQALLEQIGADIAHFQDASAAFDATVGEVLALGRAELACLAQLHFGGPSALSAVPRGTDVERLELAGYVRREAAGSGRRLVLTEHAREWIETIWGPLRQEGFQLMSALSDADLKVLAGLLGAMREVQDRHATRVARLLQAPGGAGAARRRGGLSAAALQRVRLFIEAHLARPLRVEELARHSGLSVFYFTRAFRQSMAMTPHAYVQQRRVERARELLSNSSRSLGEIALEVGFSSQSHFTTVFRRLTGLTPAVIRRGGA is encoded by the coding sequence ATGAGTTCCCGACAAGCCCTCCTCGAGCAGATAGGCGCCGACATCGCCCACTTCCAGGATGCCTCCGCGGCCTTCGACGCCACCGTCGGAGAGGTCCTCGCGCTGGGCCGCGCGGAGCTGGCGTGCCTGGCTCAGCTTCACTTCGGAGGCCCCTCGGCCTTGAGCGCCGTCCCTCGGGGCACCGACGTGGAGCGGCTGGAGCTCGCGGGGTATGTCCGACGTGAGGCCGCGGGGAGTGGCCGGCGGCTCGTGCTCACCGAGCATGCGCGGGAGTGGATCGAGACCATCTGGGGCCCTCTTCGCCAGGAGGGTTTTCAGTTGATGTCGGCCTTGTCCGACGCGGACCTGAAGGTCCTCGCGGGCCTCCTGGGTGCCATGCGTGAGGTGCAGGACCGGCATGCGACCCGGGTCGCCAGACTCCTGCAAGCTCCCGGCGGCGCGGGGGCGGCTCGGCGGCGCGGTGGACTCTCCGCCGCCGCGCTCCAGCGCGTGCGACTCTTCATCGAGGCCCATCTGGCGCGGCCCCTCCGCGTGGAAGAGCTGGCGCGTCACTCAGGCTTGAGCGTCTTCTACTTCACCCGGGCTTTTCGCCAGTCCATGGCGATGACGCCCCATGCCTATGTGCAACAGCGGAGGGTGGAGCGTGCTCGCGAGCTGTTGAGCAACTCCTCCCGCTCCCTGGGTGAGATTGCGCTCGAGGTCGGCTTCAGCTCGCAGAGCCACTTCACCACCGTCTTCCGTCGGCTGACGGGCCTGACGCCCGCCGTCATCCGGCGCGGAGGGGCGTGA
- a CDS encoding DUF1772 domain-containing protein: MMNMKLSAAEIILWLLVLNLGLSFGAGLYEHRIVLPRWLDAQGMHWFSEEARRDNVGLRFWAFVSTGPLTLLTLASGFFALRATGALRVWWLAAVAMVLADRLLTFSYFIPTMMRLMQAADSSESVASAVLWSRLNHLRHGLVAAAWFCALQALTWLRASKLLQGAAGPLA; the protein is encoded by the coding sequence ATGATGAACATGAAGCTGTCGGCGGCGGAAATCATCCTGTGGCTCCTGGTGCTGAACCTCGGTCTCTCGTTCGGAGCGGGGCTCTACGAGCATCGCATCGTGCTCCCCAGGTGGCTGGACGCCCAGGGCATGCACTGGTTCTCGGAGGAGGCGCGACGGGACAACGTGGGGCTGCGCTTCTGGGCCTTCGTCAGCACGGGGCCCTTGACGTTGCTGACCCTGGCGAGCGGCTTCTTCGCGCTTCGGGCCACGGGGGCGCTGCGCGTCTGGTGGCTCGCGGCCGTGGCGATGGTGCTCGCGGACCGGCTCCTCACCTTCTCGTACTTCATCCCCACGATGATGCGGTTGATGCAGGCGGCTGATTCGTCGGAGTCCGTGGCGAGCGCGGTGCTGTGGAGCCGGCTGAACCACCTGCGCCACGGACTGGTCGCCGCCGCGTGGTTCTGCGCACTCCAAGCCCTGACCTGGCTGAGGGCGAGCAAGCTCCTCCAAGGCGCCGCCGGCCCACTCGCCTAG
- a CDS encoding helix-turn-helix transcriptional regulator, with protein MRLVEEARTLPEGSSMRPRFLLTGMLRILDAEEGACVMERDFGPTGQGDYTVILLDRRSGSALSALEALQKMGNANNPAIRSLMVRSSMSGELVTAMRRDLVEDRYWYGTAYVEDYLRAARLDDSVYSIRRSGLGQAVQGIGIYRGWRGRAFDVADRELLHLFHAECGDLLDSPSSEANAEASKGVRLPRRERQTLELVLDGLGDKQIAERLGISRFTVNHYTKAIYRRFEVNSRAELIVRFRGAHSRGPEPSLPSQLLLKSRASGPSRDS; from the coding sequence ATGCGTCTGGTCGAAGAAGCGCGAACGCTGCCCGAAGGGTCATCGATGCGGCCCCGGTTTCTGCTCACGGGGATGTTGCGCATCCTCGATGCGGAGGAAGGTGCATGCGTCATGGAACGCGACTTTGGGCCCACAGGGCAGGGAGATTACACGGTCATCCTGTTGGACCGACGAAGCGGCAGTGCGCTGAGTGCTCTCGAAGCACTCCAGAAGATGGGCAATGCCAACAATCCCGCTATCCGTTCATTGATGGTACGCTCTTCCATGTCTGGGGAATTGGTCACCGCGATGCGGCGGGACCTCGTCGAGGACCGATATTGGTATGGGACCGCCTACGTTGAGGACTACCTCAGAGCGGCGAGGCTTGACGACTCGGTGTATTCGATTCGGCGGTCTGGGCTCGGTCAGGCGGTCCAGGGGATTGGTATCTACCGTGGATGGCGTGGGCGTGCGTTCGACGTCGCGGATCGAGAACTGCTTCACCTGTTCCATGCTGAATGTGGAGACCTGCTCGACTCACCCAGCTCGGAAGCCAATGCGGAGGCTTCAAAAGGTGTTCGGCTCCCCCGGCGTGAACGTCAGACACTGGAATTGGTCCTGGACGGGCTGGGCGACAAGCAGATCGCGGAGCGGCTGGGCATCAGCCGCTTCACGGTGAATCACTACACGAAGGCCATCTACAGACGCTTCGAGGTGAACTCACGAGCGGAGCTCATCGTGAGGTTTCGCGGGGCCCACTCGCGGGGGCCGGAACCATCCTTGCCGAGCCAGCTGTTGCTCAAAAGCCGAGCCTCGGGCCCGAGCCGCGATTCGTAA
- a CDS encoding SDR family oxidoreductase, with protein MITGGGRGLGRIFAQSFVAAGAQVIITGRIRQTLDEVARELGGLKTLAFDISDASATRAAFDHIHQTHGAIDVLVNNAGICHPPGFFWETSLEEWESTLDVNLKGTVYCTHAALQVMVRQRSGIIINLASSAGVFRWPTCSAYSVSKAAIVKLTENLACETRRHGVSLFAYHPGLVHSTGLAPDYLATPSTEGSPLQVIQQWFSAEKQAGRTVDAQQSIGNLLKLASGQCSELSGCYLTVHDDLEQLMAQRKPLPTENLMLRVQQYSPPEGATTPQR; from the coding sequence GTGATTACCGGTGGAGGCCGTGGACTGGGCCGTATCTTCGCCCAGAGCTTCGTGGCGGCGGGCGCCCAGGTCATCATCACCGGACGCATTCGACAAACCCTCGACGAGGTCGCTCGAGAGTTGGGGGGACTGAAGACGCTTGCCTTCGACATCTCGGATGCATCCGCCACCCGGGCCGCGTTCGACCACATCCACCAGACCCACGGTGCCATCGACGTGCTGGTGAACAACGCGGGTATCTGCCATCCCCCTGGCTTCTTCTGGGAGACGTCCCTCGAGGAGTGGGAGTCCACCTTGGACGTCAACTTGAAGGGTACGGTGTACTGCACGCACGCCGCCCTCCAGGTCATGGTGAGACAAAGAAGCGGCATCATCATCAACCTGGCCAGCAGCGCCGGCGTCTTCCGCTGGCCCACCTGCTCCGCCTACTCCGTCAGCAAGGCCGCCATCGTCAAGCTGACGGAGAACCTCGCCTGCGAGACCCGCCGCCACGGCGTCTCCCTCTTCGCCTACCACCCGGGGCTGGTCCACTCCACGGGGCTCGCCCCGGACTACCTCGCCACTCCCAGCACCGAGGGCAGCCCCCTCCAGGTCATCCAGCAGTGGTTCAGCGCTGAGAAACAGGCCGGAAGGACCGTGGATGCCCAGCAGAGCATCGGCAACCTGCTCAAGCTGGCCAGCGGCCAGTGCTCCGAGCTGAGCGGCTGCTACCTCACCGTTCACGACGACCTGGAGCAGCTGATGGCACAGCGCAAACCCCTCCCCACCGAGAACCTGATGTTGCGCGTGCAGCAGTACTCCCCACCTGAAGGGGCGACCACACCTCAGCGGTAG